From Cucumis melo cultivar AY chromosome 3, USDA_Cmelo_AY_1.0, whole genome shotgun sequence:
AAGTTAGTATTTAACAATAACTGCTcagacaaaaaataaaatattagaaaatgaAACAATAGTAGTATTAAGCTGACCAATTTCAATACTACCAATTTCCTAAGTATCTCATACATGCCTTTAAGTTTTCATTGACATGATGTTTTTAAGAAATTATGTCATATGGGGCAGAAGATTATGACCCTTTTCTAGTAAGTAGAAATGCCTTAACCGTTGAGCTATATTATATTCAAGCTTGCTCGAGTTTCCATTGACGTAATAGacaactttttcatttttccacGCCCACCACAAGGTCCAGACTCTAGAGACATTGGGGGTTTCTTTGAGGATTTAAATAAGCAACCTCTAGGTGCAGCGTGCAGGTACTCAGAGACTCCTGCCATAGATAACATGAATCGACAACTCTTTTAATTGCAATTCGATAAAGGTGACCTTTTTACCTCATCATTAGTAATTTCTTTCCAAATAGGCAGAAACTTGTTACTATTGGTGAAAACCATAGAAGTGACCTAGAAGTGACACTAGGTCACACGGGAAATTGGGGGGGGACAAAACATCAACCTCAAACTCTTGGGAACAACATTACGAACGTAGGGGATCAAGGAGATGGCACAGAAAACCTTAGGCGCAATCGTGTGAAAGATAAACTAATATAGAAGATATAGTAACTTTGAACTTCATGTTCATGGTCGTCATGTTCTTGTCTTTGACCTTTTCTATTACTTGCCCAAAGAAATTTCGTTAACTATGCAGGTATCAAACAAACTACTATAATATTTCTTCAGGAAGCAAAAGTTCTGACGAGAGAAAAGAAATTGAGGAAACCAGCCTCAGTAATAAATATTCAGCGATTAAAAAATCGGGATTGAGAAGCCTCACTTTCAATCCAGGAACGTAGTCTCCACGTTTATAATAAGCTGGACTCTTCGCAGCTCTCCATTCAGCGGTCCCCATACCATCTAACAAAATCACAACCAAAATCAAACGAAATTGTGACAAATATACAACGCAAACAGAATTTCAGCGTCTAATTTGAAGTTGAATTTTTCAGTCAATTCTTACAATGGTTGTTTTCGCAGACGAGAATGACAGGCAGATCCCAAAGCGCGGAGATGTTAAGTGCTTCGAATAACTGACCCTGATTCGCGGCACCATCGCCATAAAGAGCAAAAGTAACAGTCTCGTCCTTAGAATACTTCTGCGCAAAGGCCACTCCACATCCAAGAGGAACCTGAGCCCCAACAATACCATGGCCGCCATAGAAGGCAGCATCCTTCTTATAGAAATGCATAGAACCACCTTTACCTCTAGAGCACCCAGCCTGTCGTCCCATTAGCTCCGCGAAAACCTCCAGGAGCGTTCCTCCGCGACCAAGGAAGGTACAGTGATCCCGATAAGCAGTAATAATGGCATCCTTCTTGGTAATTGCAGCCTCCATTCCCACAGCGACGGCTTCCTGACCATCGTAGAGATGGCAAAAACCGCGGATCAACTTAGCCTTGTAGAGAGAGTCAGCGGCGATTTCCATCCTGCGCATCAGGGCCATGTCACGGAAGAACCCGAGCAGCTCCTTGGGACTAGTCTGGACAGAACGGGAGGGCTCGTCGCAGTTGTGGGCTGTGAAGGGGACGGAAGTCTCGACGGTGAGGGTGGCAGAGTCATCGGAAGCGGAGGAGAAGGAACGGCGGAAGGAGGAGGAGAATGAGAAACCGGAGGCGAGGGGCTTGAGGAGATTGGATCGGGAAGCTGCGTGAGAGAGAGCCATGAGAAGCGCGAGATCAGAAAGAAGGTTTGTTGAGAGCTTGAGATTTGAGAAATGGTTCAGAGCCGGGGACGGTAGGTGAAGAAGGCTGCtatgatttttcttcttcttcttcttcttcttctttttttaattttattttattctttgattctttttaatttattattaggGGAATTAAATATCATCATTTTGCTATTacttcaatatatatataaattattattattattattattattattattattataagtaCTAAATTTATGGAACATTTTCAAATAGCAAAATTTGAGAGAAACCAATCAACTTCTGTCTCTGTCAATATCTACAATCTAAACTTTACATTTCCAactacaataaaaaaaaaaaatattaagatatttataaaaatagtaaaattataaaaattattaagaaaGTACGTTAGAGTTAAATTATATCCTcaaactttttttaattttaaaaataaaatctttaaacttattaaaattgaataaattgTAAAGGTTCAATTTTTTCTCATTTATGAACCTAATTTCTATAATGATTCAAATAATGAGAATCTAATTTTATATCACATTTTTATAATTGAATGTTCGCGGAtgtatttatattttgtaaaactTACATGACCACGCTTAAttcataattaaaatttgaaaaagaagtCAACCCTAAAGCTTTGGTGTGTTCATGAAAATCCAATAGTTGACTGAATAgagattttaaactttttgtaataaaatcaaatttatagAAATTGACTGTACTAGAAAAAATCCTTACAAACATAAAGTTTATCAATGTAAATTGATATTTGCCCTTAAATCGTGGATTATATTCCATTTTGATTCCTTCAATTTTTGGAGGGCTGTTTGACGACATTGATTACCATTTTTATATTCTAAAAacaaatttcatatttttttttttgttaataccttttagtttaaatagttttaataattTGGTGTGAATATttagtttacttttttaaaaacatttttaaatgtAGTAAAAagtatagtaaaattttatattacaTCTATGGTAGACATCGATACTATATTAAATCTCACTTTGAAATGATTAAAGGAACTCACACTCCTTTCAACATAAATGAGatattattttcattaataagaaaaatagaCATTTTCTTTTCTAACAATGTTAAAGTATGAATCGAATATTTAACGTCTAAAACTTTGGTAGATGTTAATTAAAGATATGCTCATTAAAGGAATAGTCTAAGATTCTCGAACAATGAAGGTATGGAAGAACACGTTTTGGTCGAGGGCATCATCTTTGTACTTGTTTTACTTTAATATACCATccacttttttaattttatacatACTCTTCTgttctttatatattttataattaaaataaatattatcaataaaaaaaaaatagtactattttattttagaaagatATATTCGTATTCGgggtaatatttatttattaacaaaGTATTATGTATCTTGTTATTGTTCGTAAACCTAATTTGAATTGTCATTACTAACTAATGTATTTTAGAGTGTAACTTTTGTA
This genomic window contains:
- the LOC103496415 gene encoding pyruvate dehydrogenase E1 component subunit alpha-1, mitochondrial-like, whose translation is MALSHAASRSNLLKPLASGFSFSSSFRRSFSSASDDSATLTVETSVPFTAHNCDEPSRSVQTSPKELLGFFRDMALMRRMEIAADSLYKAKLIRGFCHLYDGQEAVAVGMEAAITKKDAIITAYRDHCTFLGRGGTLLEVFAELMGRQAGCSRGKGGSMHFYKKDAAFYGGHGIVGAQVPLGCGVAFAQKYSKDETVTFALYGDGAANQGQLFEALNISALWDLPVILVCENNHYGMGTAEWRAAKSPAYYKRGDYVPGLKVDGMDALAVKQACKFAKEHALKNGPIILEMDTYRYHGHSMSDPGSTYRTRDEISGVRQERDPIERIRKLVLSYDLATEKELKDVEKEVRREVDEAIAQAKENPLPDPAELFTNVYVKGFGTESYGADRKEVRAVLP